The Trichoderma atroviride chromosome 5, complete sequence genome contains a region encoding:
- a CDS encoding uncharacterized protein (EggNog:ENOG41), which yields MRQLHVCKLLPIIAYGCAAWFFDYQGTIRQGHILQHLVKQLDTLQGELLVQISGAMKNTSRILLRKELHIYPLSHSLRIKATAHHASVYDTEHAKELRLIRERAGLCAHRLKAHPFTQLDILAAKLKNMAQLRQKRHNGHVTEGMWNGDPDWAQGRQYTIKQTTLDMLNFQASAAWEQYQSSHVPSSPEGKALALREPWGKRSLNYYKKLNRKQSTMLLHCRTGWIGLRSHLKRLNLQQSDRCPHCDNGPHCVEHLFIHCKHNSLALPRKRLFREAGTRNLNTIVTKHPQLAANFAITNFGIEQFSVNRSWKTAVKRSRTESEPLPPPKKQRTLAP from the coding sequence ATGCGGCAGCTCCATGTTTGTAAACTTCTGCCCATCATAGCATATGGCTGCGCGGCATGGTTCTTTGATTACCAGGGGACAATTCGCCAGGGACATATCCTGCAGCATTTGGTTAAGCAGCTAGACACGCTGCAAGGCGAATTACTTGTCCAAATTTCAGGAGCGATGAAGAATACATCCAGGATTCTCCTCCGAAAAGAACTACATATTTACCCTCTTTCGCACTCGCTCCGAATCAAGGCAACTGCCCATCACGCAAGTGTCTATGACACTGAGCATGCTAAAGAGCTTCGCTTGATTCGAGAAAGAGCTGGCCTTTGTGCTCACAGACTGAAAGCACATCCATTTACCCAACTCGACATATTGGCAGcaaagttaaaaaatatGGCTCAACTTCGGCAGAAACGACACAATGGACATGTAACAGAGGGTATGTGGAACGGCGATCCGGACTGGGCTCAAGGTCGTCAATACACCATCAAGCAAACGACGCTTGACATGTTGAACTTTCAAGCTTCTGCCGCGTGGGAACAGTATCAAAGCAGCCATGTGCCATCTTCGCCCGAGGGCAAGGCTCTTGCACTTAGAGAGCCTTGGGGCAAACGGAGTTTGAATTACTACAAAAAGCTCAACCGGAAGCAGAGCACCATGTTGCTTCACTGCAGAACCGGCTGGATCGGCCTGCGAAGCCATCTGAAACGGCTCAATCTCCAACAGTCGGACCGGTGCCCCCACTGCGACAATGGCCCGCATTGTGTCGAGCATCTATTCATCCACTGCAAGCACAACAGTCTTGCACTGCCACGGAAAAGGCTGTTCCGCGAGGCCGGAACCAGGAACCTGAATACGATTGTTACAAAGCATCCGCAGCTGGCTGCTAATTTTGCCATTACCAACTTTGGCATTGAGCAATTCTCAGTGAACAGAAGCTGGAAGACTGCCGTCAAGCGGTCTCGCACGGAAAGCGAGCCGCTGCCCCCCCCTAAGAAGCAAAGGACCCTTGCACCGTGA